Proteins from one Methanococcus maripaludis C5 genomic window:
- a CDS encoding oligosaccharide repeat unit polymerase family protein, whose translation MLKNNFERFKDYFREKYGLGLDNPIVIIFLGHMLIFLLAIPYFDKFGIDSLLKMILVVFGNLAIFSIPFFINFEKTLKLGKLNLKLISGILLGFSMFFGVFVLSASVINAILFSGLVFLILHVFMKYYYSEKISKIMFLIGVISFIAIILIHGSVPITDYTVRMAISNDPLRLISSGALTFASLFNFGYFMVSFAILAVTGYKANVLVLIVAYLLYNYKRNKINAKKIFLIGIFTIPFLGIMAKSILSSSGQSWSLNFLEIMSYRAYFDLMTLEKIILYPTALCGKIAFTPGGESLIGEIIHGYTHNITSTMFGPIYLDLGYYSLIFSLIFGIISKLIYKKSDTKIYSIYGAVLLSMCEIGINYGFLVTMLTFLYVSENLQKKP comes from the coding sequence ATGCTAAAAAATAATTTTGAAAGATTTAAAGATTATTTCAGAGAAAAATATGGACTTGGACTTGATAACCCGATAGTAATAATTTTTTTGGGGCACATGCTGATATTCTTACTCGCAATTCCTTATTTTGATAAATTTGGAATAGATTCCCTTTTAAAAATGATATTGGTCGTATTTGGAAATTTAGCTATTTTTTCAATTCCATTTTTTATAAATTTTGAAAAGACGTTGAAATTAGGTAAATTAAATTTAAAATTAATTTCTGGAATTTTACTTGGATTTTCCATGTTCTTTGGAGTATTTGTACTTTCAGCAAGTGTTATAAATGCGATACTCTTTTCAGGACTTGTATTTTTGATTTTACACGTATTTATGAAATATTATTACTCTGAAAAAATAAGTAAAATCATGTTTTTAATCGGGGTAATTTCATTCATTGCAATAATTTTAATTCATGGAAGCGTTCCAATTACCGATTATACAGTTAGAATGGCAATTTCAAACGATCCATTGAGATTAATTTCATCAGGTGCGCTTACATTTGCAAGTCTCTTTAATTTTGGATATTTTATGGTATCTTTTGCAATTTTGGCAGTAACGGGCTATAAAGCAAATGTTTTGGTATTAATCGTTGCATATTTGCTTTATAATTATAAAAGAAACAAAATAAATGCAAAAAAAATATTTTTAATTGGAATTTTTACAATACCATTTTTAGGAATAATGGCAAAATCGATACTTTCTTCATCAGGCCAATCATGGAGCCTTAATTTTTTAGAAATCATGTCATACAGGGCCTATTTTGATTTAATGACTTTAGAAAAGATTATATTGTACCCTACGGCATTATGTGGAAAAATTGCATTTACACCTGGTGGCGAGTCGTTAATTGGTGAAATAATTCATGGTTACACACATAATATTACTTCAACCATGTTTGGCCCGATTTATCTTGATCTGGGTTACTACAGCTTAATTTTTTCGTTAATATTTGGAATAATAAGTAAGTTAATATATAAAAAGAGCGATACTAAAATATATTCTATTTATGGTGCCGTATTGTTATCAATGTGTGAAATCGGCATTAATTACGGTTTTTTAGTTACCATGTTAACGTTCTTGTATGTTTCAGAAAATCTGCAGAAAAAACCCTAA
- a CDS encoding DUF373 family protein: MVSIKDIGKDYNVPEDKKYLVIVVDMDDDVGRKANIRTPILSREDNINAAVKLGLTDPGDSDVNSMLGGIQHYDHLKKEGKDVEIATISGDIDIESEVCAIKIKEQIDFLIYLYEPNFIYLVSDGKEDEMVLKYLELKDIFVWKKRIVIKQNESLESTYYLVQEFIKKTMSQYIPLIFTSIGFAMILYAIFSDLGWRIIAGLIGIYILSEGVGLVESLKKTLTESKKGLEVGKLSPFGNILGFLILLVGILYSYRVSVDPELTIFFGKFLLNIANPLTLGFVLLVLVHFIDDLIHTEKSILRLLKRLFFNVILAFMLRQMLIVSSGYLNGYAVEFTGLVMYILAYVSVLIVLSVVLFHEPKNKEKLNTE, translated from the coding sequence ATGGTATCAATAAAGGATATCGGAAAAGATTATAACGTTCCCGAAGATAAAAAGTATCTTGTTATTGTTGTCGACATGGATGACGATGTCGGAAGGAAGGCAAATATCAGGACTCCAATTTTAAGTAGGGAGGATAATATCAATGCAGCTGTGAAGCTTGGATTGACTGACCCTGGGGACAGTGATGTAAATTCAATGCTTGGTGGAATTCAGCACTATGATCATCTAAAAAAAGAAGGAAAAGATGTTGAAATTGCAACAATTTCTGGGGATATAGATATTGAATCAGAGGTATGTGCAATTAAAATTAAGGAACAGATTGACTTTTTAATTTATCTCTATGAACCTAATTTCATATATCTCGTTTCAGATGGGAAAGAAGACGAAATGGTTTTGAAATATTTGGAGTTAAAAGATATTTTCGTTTGGAAAAAGAGAATCGTAATTAAACAGAACGAATCTCTCGAATCAACGTACTACCTTGTACAAGAATTTATAAAAAAGACAATGTCCCAGTACATTCCTTTAATATTTACCTCAATCGGATTTGCAATGATTCTTTATGCGATATTCTCAGATCTGGGCTGGAGAATAATTGCAGGACTTATTGGAATTTACATCTTATCTGAGGGCGTTGGATTAGTAGAATCCCTCAAAAAGACACTTACTGAAAGTAAAAAAGGTCTCGAAGTTGGAAAACTATCTCCTTTTGGAAATATTTTGGGATTTTTGATACTTCTTGTTGGAATACTCTACTCTTACCGAGTTTCGGTAGATCCAGAATTAACGATATTCTTTGGAAAATTCCTGCTAAATATTGCAAATCCTTTAACGTTGGGTTTTGTGTTATTGGTGCTTGTTCACTTTATAGATGATTTGATACATACTGAAAAAAGTATACTCCGGCTTTTAAAGAGACTATTTTTCAACGTAATTTTAGCGTTTATGTTAAGACAAATGTTGATAGTTTCATCAGGCTATTTAAATGGATATGCTGTTGAATTTACGGGTCTTGTAATGTATATTTTGGCATATGTTTCTGTATTGATAGTATTGTCTGTTGTATTATTTCATGAACCTAAAAACAAGGAAAAGCTGAATACCGAATAG